CTGGCCCTGCTGCGACCAGCCTGGGCGTTTGCACGTGGACGGCAGCCCGGGACGGATGCTGTCCCCAAGGGCAGAGTGTTCCCGAGGGCTGTCCCCTGCCCCGTGTCCTTGCCCGGCCGGTCCCGGGTGCGGGAACGGGGGGGCCGGGAGCCCTGCGCCGGGCTGCAGCCGCTGTCAGCTCGCATCGGGCAGCGGGAAGCGGCAGCGACAGCCCCTGCGGTCGAAACCCGCACGTGGCCCCCCGCCGGGGACGCGCTTCCCCCGCCGAGTAATTGCAGGGCTAAATATAGCCCCGCTGGCGGGCTGTGCCCGTCCGCGCGCCGAGGACGCCTGCCACCCGCcgtccccttccccttccctgggggtTCAGCTCGCcagcacggccccggccccgcgccggcacccgctgcccggccccccgcTCGGGTGCCGGCGGGCATCGCCACCCCTGCGCCCCGGGGACTGGCACGGGGGCTGCTCCGAGGGGCTCGGTGCCCAGGGAGAGGGGCGAgatcctgctgccccagcccggtTTGGCTCCTTTTCACTGCTTTGCCCCCAAATCGGTTCCTCCCCGCAGCCCTGGCCCCCGGCGCTGTCCTGTCCCGCCGGCAGCGCGCGgcaccccgctccccgccggccgcccgggctCCGCTTACAGCCCGGCCGGATCCGGTGTCAGCAGTTAATTTTACCCCGGAGGCAGCCGAggggagcggcaggcgcagggTGGGCTCGGCCGAGCCGTCCGGGCTCCCTCCGCCAGGCGGGCGAATAAACCCACCCGGCGGCTGCCCCATCCCTCCGGGACCCCTCCAGCCCGGCTGCCGCTGCAAcgtttctcttttctcttggcaggaggaggagaacggCAACCGAGCGGGtaagcgccgcggcgggggcgcgcgggagCCCGTCCGCGTGGGCCCAGCTGCACCGCGGTTCCCCCGTCTCCGGGGGAATCGCTTATCGAGGGGCCGGTGCGGGAGCGCGCGGCTCGGAGGCCGGGCTGGGAGCGGGGACGCCGTTAACCGGCTGCGGAGCGGCTAGTGCAGCCCTAAATACAGGCGGGGAACGAAGCGGCTCCGCGCTTCGGCTGCAGCTCGGCGCCGCTTGGAGCGGCCGGAGAGCTTAGTGCCCCCGGAGCCCTTGGGAGACGGCGCGGACCTTGCACCGGAGGCGCCCGGGGAAACGGGGCCGGCgctgctccccggctgcaccaaggGCTGCGGCGTTTGGGctcagggaggcagaggagggggctgcgaggggcagGGGGCACAAAACCGCAGCGTGCGCGCGCGTCTGCATGCAGCGCGTCCtcgcgcggcgctgccgggacGGGCTCGCCTTGCCGGTGGCTCGCTGACGCTCTCTGCCCTCCCGGAGCAGGTCCCCCCCGGAGCCGCCTGGAGCCCGTGGACACCATCTTCGTGAAGAACGTGCGGGAGGACGGGCCGGCGCACCGGGCCGGCTTGCGCACAGGTGAGCCGGGACCCGCCGGTGCGCCGTCCGCCTCGGCCCCTGCGCTCGGCCGGGTTGCAGCGGGATTTCGGGAATTTCCTTGCGCCGCCTTTGCGCTTGTCTGTTTAACTCAACGCTCCCACCAAGCTGGGAGAAAGCCGGGGATGGTTAAAGGTTGCTCAGGGGATGCACACAAAGCCTCATCTACCGgggctttccttgcttttcttcttctctttctttccttcactcctttttctccccctgccccgcaGGAGACCGGCTGGTCAAGGTGAACGGGGAGAGCATCATCGGGAAAACCTACTCGCAGGTCATCGCCCTCATCCAGAACAGGTACGCGAGGACGGGCACGGTTGGCCCTGGGTGGGCAGCTTGGCCGCCGTCCCGGGCGGGAGGCGGGTGCCGGCGCTGCTCTGCCTGGCCGGGATCGAGCGCCCGGCTCCGGCGGGACGAACCGAGCCGCGGCCGTCCTGAGCCCGTCGCCCCCCTCTCCCCGCAGTGACGATGTGTTGGAGCTCTCCATCATGCCCAAGGACGAAGACATCCTGCAGCTGGTGAGTCCCTGGCGGAGGAGCCCCTGGCTGCGCGCCGAGCCCCGGGATTGCCTCCGGCGGCCCGGAGATCCCCGCCGGCATCCCGGCACGTTGAACCTGGCGCCGGGCGGCACCTGGCCCTGGTGACGCCGGCCTGCGTCACTCGGGGCTCTGCCCTGCGTCGGTGTCACCCTCCTGGGCAGGGGTCCGTGCGATCCCGCCTGCTCCTGGCTCCGCCGCGCTCCGGAGCCGCCACCAGGGcagggaaattcctgctccctttGCGGTGTGCGAGGCGGCTCCGTGAGCGGAGGGAGCCCCGGCCGGGCCAGCGGCGCCGGGTGCCGGTTTCGTTCCCAGGGCACGGGTTCCCTGGTGTGGGTTTCCCGGGCCGGCGCGGGATGTGCCGGCATTCCTGCCCCAAACAGCTCCGAGGGGAAAGGCGAGGACGGAGGAGCGCTGAGGCTCGGCCGGCTCCGGGCGGGAGCTGGAAGAAgggctgccggagccggcggggacGCGCGCAGCGAGGCCGTCGCCTGCCGGCCGCGCTTAGGTGGGGTTGGCCGAGCGCCCCTGGGGGCGcgtggggacacgtggggacaggGCCCCGTTGTGCcaggggctgggcagcccccggAGCGGCCCCGCAGGAGCAGCGGAGGCAGAAATCAAGGTAGCGGAGGACCTCCGTGGCCGAGCGCCGTGCGGGACAGCAGAGCAGGCTGTGTGGGGACGGGGGGTGCCCTGGGGACGAGGAGCTGCTTTAGCCGGTGTCCCCGGAAAGCAGCCATCCCTGCAATGAGTTTTCTGGGACTCTGCACAGCTCCGTTTTTGGAGGCTGGCTTTCGGAGCTGAGCCCACATAGGAGCTCGTGCCCAGCTCTGTCCCGCAGTCACGTGCCCCTGTGCCGGGGACATCCTCGCGCAGAGCTGGAGGGCAGGTCGCGCTGGCTCTCGGGGTCCGGCCCCTCCTTGGAGCAGGTCCCCCACCCCggttcccagggctcccccagggtCTGGGTgccgcggcggcaccggcgggaCGGCTCCGGCCCGCGCGTGCAAGCGGGGTTTCGCCTCCGCTCGCCTCCCCGCTCCGGCAGCATCCAGACCTCACCGCGCCGGGGCTCTCCCGGCCGTGCCGCTGCCGGCGTCCGCCCCCGTGGCCGCATTCCTGGCGTTCCTCCGCCCCTGCTGCCCCGGCTCTGGGCTTTTCCTTTGGATCCGGGGCGCGCGgagctgctggccctgcagccgTCGCATGCCAGGGCCCCGGCTGCAGCCGCTGTCgctccgcggccccgctgccccggggcggctgGCGGTACCCGAGCCGgtgctgcagcccctgctctcGCTGCGCCCGGGCACGGCGGCGCCGCGGTGCACGGGGCCGCGTGGGCGAGCGTGGCAGCCCTGCCTCGTCGCCCTGACCCCCGCCCTGTCCTCCGCAGGCCTATTCGCAGGACGCCTACCTGAAGGGCAACGAGCCGTACTGCGGCGGGGCCCAGAGCATCCCCGAGCCGCCCCCCGTCTGCTACCCGCGGAAGACGTACCCCTTCCAGGCGCGGGCTGCCCCCCGCGAGGCCGCGCTCGCCGAGCCCCCGCCGGCCGACGGACGGAGCCACCGGCCGCCCTCGTCCCCGCCGAACGCGGCCGCCCGGGAGGCGGGCAGCAGCCCGGCGCCCCGTGCCGACGAGCTCGCGCCCGGGGCCGTGCCCCGCGGCAGACCCGGCTCCttctcccgcgccgccgccggcagcaccAGCCCCGGCTCCTCGGCATCCTCCCTGCCCGACCGCTACGGGGTCCTGCCCGTCGCCAAGCACCTCGCGGAGCATCGGACCGCCTGCGGCGTCccggagggcgggcgggcgccgcgggagcAGCCGGCCGGCCGCGTGGTCCCCAGCCGGCAGGAGTGCCAGCAGGCTCTGTGCCGCTGGTTTTGCAGCCGGGAAGCGCGGCGGAGCGCCTCGGAGGAGCGCCGGCACGCCAtgccgccccgctcccgcagcGTCTCGCACGACCGCCTGGGCGGCTCGGCGGCCCcccggggctggccccacagcgCCTCGCACGACACCCTCCTGCAGCCCCCCCGCCAGGGCTGGGCTTACCGGGCCCGCTCCGAAAACCACCTGGGCGGCTACGGGCGCTCCGGGGAGGCGCTGGAGCCCGGCGCCCCGCTCTCCCCGCGCTCCGCCTGGCCGCCGGAGAAGATCTGCCGAgccgggccggcgccggcggccggagGGCATCCCAGCCAGCAAAGCTacgcgccttcctcctcctcctcttcctctccgtcCCGCGAGCCGGCCCCCGCGGCCGTGCAGAAACACCCGTCGCAGCCCAACCTGCAGAGCGCCGACGACGCCGGCTACATCGGCTACAGGAGCTACAGCCCCTCCTTCCAGCGCCGCACCGGGCTGCTCCACGCACTCTCCTGCAGGGATCCCCATTTCGGCGGCTTCCCCACCTTCAGCATCTCGCAGCGGCCGGGGCCCAAGGCCGCGCCGTGCCCGGACAGGGCggcccccgctcgccccggccccctgcccgccgccggcgctccCGCGGACCACGGGCCGGCGAAGGCGGAGAGCGGCGCCCGGGtgccggagccgccggccgagGCCGAGCAGCGGCGGGACGAGGTGGTGCTCCGGCAGAAGCCGCCCACGGGGCGCAAGATGCCGCCTCCGCTGCGGCAGATGAACTTTGTCTTCCCCGACGACGTGAAGGAGACGGACGTTTGCGACCCGCCGGCCAGCGGCAAAGGGGAGAGGCCGGCGGCcgagcggcccggccggcgcgtgGCCCCCTTGGCGGCCCCGGAGGACTCCCTGGCGTCCATCCCGTTCATCGGTGAGTCGGGCCGGCTCGCCTTCGGGTTGGGGCAGGTTGCGCGGACGCAGAGCATCCTTCCGCGGCCAGGTCGCTGttgtcctgcaccccctgcccaggCGCCGCTGCCTCCTCCTGGGCACGGCCAGGGCGAGCTGGAGCCTGCAGGCTGCtgtcctgcccctggggaccgGCGTGCGATGGCAGGGACGTGCCAGCGCCGGGCTCCTTCCCCCCGGCCGCAGCTCAGCACGGCTGCTCTCGCCCAGCCGGCAGCAGAGACCGGCTCCCCATCCCGCTGGGTACCTTCCCGGCCGGCTGCCTCTGCCCGCAGGGACCCGAATGGCATCCCTGCCGATCCCTGCTCCCAAACGGGCAGAGGGGATCCTGTGCACTGGGCCCGACTGGGATGCAATGGGGCTGGGTCTCCTGCGGGAACCCCGAGGGACTGGGGGGGGTCACATCTCCTGCTAGGAGGAGGCCAGGTCCCACTTTGCTGGCAGCGGGAcggtgtccccagccctgcccggtGCCGGCACGGACGCGGAAACCTGGCGCCTGCGAGCaggaccggggcggggggctctTAGCGTGGGCTTTCCCACGCcgtcctgctcctgctccagcctgAAACCCTTTTCGCCTGCCTCTTGCAGACGAACCCACGAGCCCCAGCATCGACCTGAAGGCCAAGCACGTGCCCGCCTCCTCGGTGGTCTCCAGCGCCATGAACTCGGCGCCCGccgccagcaccagcccctcctcGCCCACCTTCGCCTTCGCCCTGAGCCGGCACTACTCCCAGGACTGCAGTGAGTGCCCTGGCCGAGCTGGTTTCTCCCTGCGCCCCACCGTGAGCGTGGAGAGcggctgctctccgtgtcctccCTCGCGAGCCGGAGGGGCACAAGGCTGTTATCGCGTCCCCTTCGCTAGACTAAACGAACCTGGCCCTCCCTTGCAGCGCTGCCTGTTTGGGGCTCCCTTATCGGCCCCTTTGCTTTTCGCTGGATGCTCTCCAGCGTGCTTAAAATCATGCGCCGAAACAGCAGCGCGGTTACGAGCCGGACCCGGGCGTCCTGGGCTCAGCCCTTGAGCTCGACCCCTTTCACCTCCCCGAGATAAGAGCGGGTGCCTGGCATCCCGCTCCGGCTCCTGCCGGCATCTCTTCCCGAGGCCGGCCAAGCCTGGGCCGGGCCTCGCCGTGGAGCCCGCCTGCGCTGATCGGCTTGTCCCTTCCCGTCGCAGGCAGCATCAAGGCCAGCCGCCGCTCTTCCTACCTCCTGGCCATAACGACCGAGCGCTCCAAGTCATGCGACGATGGTCTGAACACATTTCGGGACGAGGGGAAGATCCTAAGGTAGGGCCGGTCCCGGTCCCTCGCCTCCCCCGTCTCTCCAGACCCGGCGCCGCTCACGGCAGGCTGCTTGCCTTGCAGGAGGATGCCGAGCCGGGTCCCCAGCCTCCGGATGCTGAGGAGCTTCTTCACCGATGGGGTGAGCGTTTGGTGCTGGCAGGGGTTGGGGGTCCCTTCGGGCTCCCTCCGGCCGGGTCCCCTTGCGGATGAGCCGCGTCACCCGGCCCTGCAGGCTCTGGATTACGGCCCCAGGGAGTTGCTCTGCTTGCCTGGTGGCGAGCCGCGTGGCTCTGCCCACGGGACGTCCGGCCTGCCGTGATGGCCGTGGGCCGCCGACGCGCCCCCGGTCCCGGGTAGCGCCGTGCATGGATGGGGATGCAGGCGGAGCGGGTGGCGCCGAGCTGAGCACGACCAGCGCCCGGGACCCAGCGCTGCCTTCTCGCCCTCTGCAGTCTCTGGACAGCCTCGGTACGTCCGAAGACacccgctccaaaaggcactcaacCTCTGACCTCTCGGATGTCACGTTCAGCGACGTGCGGAAAGAGGGCTGGCTCCACTACAAGCAGATCCTCACCAAAAAGGGGAAGGTACGTACCCGCCGCCCAGGCAGCCCAGGCCACGGCGGCAGCTCGCCCGCCCCGGACAGCGGAGCCCCGGGCCACGACGCCGGCAGGGAGACGGCCGCGCCGAGCCACGCGGACCGGCCCCGGCCTCCGGCGGCTCTCGCAGCCTCCTCCCGCCCCAACCCGGCTCCGTTCTCCCTGCAGAAAGTTGGCGGAGGCATCCGGCAGTGGAAGCGCGTCTTCGCCGTTCTGCGCACCCACTCGCTGTACCTGTGCAAGGACAGGCGGGAGGCGGTGACCTGCGCCCCACCACCCCCAGGTGAGGAGGAGCAGCCGATCAGCATCCGAGCGTGCCTGGTGGACATTTCCTACAGCGAGACCAAGAGGAAGCACGTCTTCCGGCTGACGACCGCTGACTTCTGTGAATATCTCTTTCAGGCAGAGGATCGGGAAGACATGCTGGCCTGGATCAAAGTCATCAGGGAGAACAGCAAGGCCGAGGGCGAGGTGAGAGCCACATGGGGCTCCCGGCTGCCTCTGGCTCTCCCGGCGCTAACCGCCTTGGCTCTCTCCAGCTGTTTGCCTTGCGCTGCTTCCCCCAGGCCGCGGCCGGCGCAGAGGCGCCGAGCGGCTGGGGACTGTCGGGTGGCGCGCGCCCGGCCGTGCTCCCGGGGGTGCACGGGGGCTCGGcgcgccgcgggcgccggcgccTGGCGGGGCTGCTCGGCCTCCAAGAAGAGAGCGGCTCCGTCGGCTTCGTCTCGGGCACGGCGGGGGTTGCGCCGCGGGCAGGAGGAGGATGCTCGGCGGAGGGCTGGCGGCTCTcctggccccgcggcggggggccgagAGGACCGGCGGGGGTCCGTGCGAGAGCCGCCGCTGGCGTTGGGTAGCGCGAGGcacgggcagcgccggcggcgcgcAGGACGCCGTctccggggccggcgcggccacGTGGGCTTGCAGGGTCTGAGCCGGGGAGAGCCGCCCCTCCGAGGCGGCCCCCGTCGCAAGGGCGATTCGCCGGGCTGCAGGGGCCGGAGCTGAGCCGGCCGCGCGCCGTCTTGTTTGTTTGCGGGTCTCGTTTGGTCGTGGTGTTGGCGGCCGGGTGGCGGCAGGCTGGGCTGCCCCCGGCGGGTGCATCGAGTTCGGAGCGGTCTCTGGTTCTTGCCGCGCGCGTCCTCGCTGGGGGAGCGCCGGCGTCGGTCGCCTGCCCGCCcgtggggccggcggcgcgggcaccCGGCTGTCGGGGACCAGGGTGCCGGCCGGCATCtccaccggccccgccgccgtcgGAAAGGTCGTTTCTTTGGACGTGGCGTCACCTTGGCGGTGGCGAGGGCGGACGGAGGCGCGCGCGCCGCGGAGGGATGCTCACCGTCCGTGTGCCCGGCCGTGCCCCTGCGGCTGGCGCCGACCCTGCCGCATCCGGGGATGCTGgcgccggcgcggggctcggcaCGTCTCGGAGGCGCCCCCTCGGCCAGGAGCGCCGGCAGCGATCGCCGGCCGTggcccgggccccggcgtccgggagagcGTGGACTTGCTCGGCGCCTCCGGGGAACGCGCCGCTCaagctctcccttcccctcttctctctgcctccccAGGACCCCGGTTTTGCCAGCCAAGCTCTTATCAACAAGAAGTTAAACGACTACCGGAAAGTGAGGTAGGAGCGGGGGTCCGGcgcgggagcagggctggggagcggggtgccggCGGCGCCTGCGGAGCCCGGGCTCGGCTCGGGGTCGAGCGCTGGCGGGGCGTCGTGGGCTGTCCGTGGCCCAGCCCGGCATTAACTGCTCCGAGAGCCGCCGGAAAGGACCCGGCACCGGTTTATTTAGCGCTGCAACGAAACCGGTGTGTCCCTTAACGGGGCAGCGTCCGGAGGTCCTGGCTGCACCGGGCTTTGCTTGGCGTGAGAAAAGGTCCAGCTCAGGCAAACTGGCTCTGAGCAAAGGGTTAAACGGGTCCAGAGCTCCCTAGGGGCAGCTTAAAGCCTCCTCGGCCCGGGGCGCAGCCGGGCACGGGGGAGCGCGGGGTTGGCGCGAGGGAGATCTCGCCGTCCGCAGCGCTGGGCCGCCCCGGGGACGAGCGGGTGCCGGGCCGCCCTGAGCCGCCGCTCTCCCCGCAGCCCCTGCGGCGCAAAGCCCGACTCGTCGCCCAAGGGCTCTCGCGGGCTGGGGATCCGAGCCGAGTTCCTGAAGCCGACGGGAACCAGCGCGCCCCGGTCCCCGAGGCAGGACGCAGCCGTCACGAAAGGTAGGTCTCTGCCAGTCGACGCGGGgcaccccggggccggcggggccctgGCTAGCTCGACGCGGGTTGCCATCACGCTCATCCCGAGTGGAGGGAGAGGGATGCTCCTGCTGTTTGTCCGTCCCGGCTCTCTGGCAAACGCCCCCGTGTTCCCTTCCAGATGAGAGCAGCTCCCAAAAAGCCCCTTGGGGCATCAACATCATGAAGAAGAATAAGAAATCTGCCCCCCGAGCCTTTGGTGTGAGGCTGGAGGACTGTCAACCTGCCCCAGATAACAAGGTAGAGCCTCCTGCCGGGCCACCCTGGGCCGGGGGGCACGGGCCGCGCtgggctggcctgggccaccCCCGCGGCCTGTCCCCATCCGGCACGTCCGTCAGGCCCTGCGTGTCCCCGCAGAACGTCCCCCTGATCGTCGAAGCCTGCTGCAAGGTGGTGGAGGACAGAGGTCTGGAGTACATGGGCATCTACCGGGTGCCCGGGAACAACGCCGTGGTGTCCAGCCTCCAGGAGCAGCTCAACAAGGGCGCCACCGAGATCAACCTGCAGGACGAGGTGAGGGCTGGCgggtccctgtccccgtcccctggGATGCTCTTGGGGCTGGCACCCGGCTCCGTGTGGCTCCATGGCGGTGGCCTTTCCTGGAGCGGCAGGGCCGCCTAGCGGGCGGCGAGGGCAGTGTGGGTGGCAGCCTGGGGACACGTTTGTCCCCGTGTGTCTCGCCACTTCTCCATGAGGGTGGGGGGGTGTCACCTGCTGATGGAGGAGCACCGTGGGGCTTTTCTGTCCCCTCTCGATGCGCTCCAAAGGGTTTTCCCTGCCGGGCATCAGGACGGGGACGTCGGTCCTGCCGTTCTCAcggccgcggcggtgccggggaCTTTCTCCCGCAGGCGTCTGCTGCCCGCAGCGAGGCTCGGGCTGGGTTTGCCC
The sequence above is a segment of the Struthio camelus isolate bStrCam1 chromosome 25, bStrCam1.hap1, whole genome shotgun sequence genome. Coding sequences within it:
- the ARHGAP23 gene encoding rho GTPase-activating protein 23 isoform X3, which codes for MNGIAFCLVGIPPAGAAPTPGRRDGASPNDNAPPEEPFPWVGPKTVALRKSSQGGFGFTLRHFIVYPPESAVHSSAKEEENGNRAGPPRSRLEPVDTIFVKNVREDGPAHRAGLRTGDRLVKVNGESIIGKTYSQVIALIQNSDDVLELSIMPKDEDILQLAYSQDAYLKGNEPYCGGAQSIPEPPPVCYPRKTYPFQARAAPREAALAEPPPADGRSHRPPSSPPNAAAREAGSSPAPRADELAPGAVPRGRPGSFSRAAAGSTSPGSSASSLPDRYGVLPVAKHLAEHRTACGVPEGGRAPREQPAGRVVPSRQECQQALCRWFCSREARRSASEERRHAMPPRSRSVSHDRLGGSAAPRGWPHSASHDTLLQPPRQGWAYRARSENHLGGYGRSGEALEPGAPLSPRSAWPPEKICRAGPAPAAGGHPSQQSYAPSSSSSSSPSREPAPAAVQKHPSQPNLQSADDAGYIGYRSYSPSFQRRTGLLHALSCRDPHFGGFPTFSISQRPGPKAAPCPDRAAPARPGPLPAAGAPADHGPAKAESGARVPEPPAEAEQRRDEVVLRQKPPTGRKMPPPLRQMNFVFPDDVKETDVCDPPASGKGERPAAERPGRRVAPLAAPEDSLASIPFIDEPTSPSIDLKAKHVPASSVVSSAMNSAPAASTSPSSPTFAFALSRHYSQDCSSIKASRRSSYLLAITTERSKSCDDGLNTFRDEGKILRRMPSRVPSLRMLRSFFTDGSLDSLGTSEDTRSKRHSTSDLSDVTFSDVRKEGWLHYKQILTKKGKKVGGGIRQWKRVFAVLRTHSLYLCKDRREAVTCAPPPPGEEEQPISIRACLVDISYSETKRKHVFRLTTADFCEYLFQAEDREDMLAWIKVIRENSKAEGEDPGFASQALINKKLNDYRKVSPCGAKPDSSPKGSRGLGIRAEFLKPTGTSAPRSPRQDAAVTKDESSSQKAPWGINIMKKNKKSAPRAFGVRLEDCQPAPDNKNVPLIVEACCKVVEDRGLEYMGIYRVPGNNAVVSSLQEQLNKGATEINLQDERWQDLNVISSLLKSFFRKLPEPLFTDDKYNDFIEANRIEDASERMRTLRKLIRDLPGHYYETLKFLVGHLKTIADHSEKNKMEPRNLALVFGPTLVRTSEDNMTDMVTHMPDRYKIVETLIQHSDWFFSDKEDKGEKTPVDEKEAQSVPNIEYLLPNIGRTAAPGDASGSTPSGSAKPKGAWPSRREPQRRPPLAVPLVSAASRKRKKRREAERSGSSTDDDSARAEAAGREQEGERSAAAGPQRAQAAAAAESRPEAGGAAAEPAPDARSIVSGYSTLSTMDRSLCSEVPSAAESRGEEADDERSEFSHAETDTESREGGRAGSGRGAPGAEEEEQPPPGRPCFNSHRLIQCDTLARRKLARPRPEGELRPSLREQLRLRLRADAGVRLRRAPSPDTRRRKSSWRRHTVVAAAAMPGGLKDLNFNEWPEPRGRSAETPPGQRRDRTDSGLSSLESTKARSAAAPVPPGQPPRAAGPRPFHQPL
- the ARHGAP23 gene encoding rho GTPase-activating protein 23 isoform X4, translated to MERPTPGRRDGASPNDNAPPEEPFPWVGPKTVALRKSSQGGFGFTLRHFIVYPPESAVHSSAKEEENGNRAGPPRSRLEPVDTIFVKNVREDGPAHRAGLRTGDRLVKVNGESIIGKTYSQVIALIQNSDDVLELSIMPKDEDILQLAYSQDAYLKGNEPYCGGAQSIPEPPPVCYPRKTYPFQARAAPREAALAEPPPADGRSHRPPSSPPNAAAREAGSSPAPRADELAPGAVPRGRPGSFSRAAAGSTSPGSSASSLPDRYGVLPVAKHLAEHRTACGVPEGGRAPREQPAGRVVPSRQECQQALCRWFCSREARRSASEERRHAMPPRSRSVSHDRLGGSAAPRGWPHSASHDTLLQPPRQGWAYRARSENHLGGYGRSGEALEPGAPLSPRSAWPPEKICRAGPAPAAGGHPSQQSYAPSSSSSSSPSREPAPAAVQKHPSQPNLQSADDAGYIGYRSYSPSFQRRTGLLHALSCRDPHFGGFPTFSISQRPGPKAAPCPDRAAPARPGPLPAAGAPADHGPAKAESGARVPEPPAEAEQRRDEVVLRQKPPTGRKMPPPLRQMNFVFPDDVKETDVCDPPASGKGERPAAERPGRRVAPLAAPEDSLASIPFIDEPTSPSIDLKAKHVPASSVVSSAMNSAPAASTSPSSPTFAFALSRHYSQDCSSIKASRRSSYLLAITTERSKSCDDGLNTFRDEGKILRRMPSRVPSLRMLRSFFTDGSLDSLGTSEDTRSKRHSTSDLSDVTFSDVRKEGWLHYKQILTKKGKKVGGGIRQWKRVFAVLRTHSLYLCKDRREAVTCAPPPPGEEEQPISIRACLVDISYSETKRKHVFRLTTADFCEYLFQAEDREDMLAWIKVIRENSKAEGEDPGFASQALINKKLNDYRKVSPCGAKPDSSPKGSRGLGIRAEFLKPTGTSAPRSPRQDAAVTKDESSSQKAPWGINIMKKNKKSAPRAFGVRLEDCQPAPDNKNVPLIVEACCKVVEDRGLEYMGIYRVPGNNAVVSSLQEQLNKGATEINLQDERWQDLNVISSLLKSFFRKLPEPLFTDDKYNDFIEANRIEDASERMRTLRKLIRDLPGHYYETLKFLVGHLKTIADHSEKNKMEPRNLALVFGPTLVRTSEDNMTDMVTHMPDRYKIVETLIQHSDWFFSDKEDKGEKTPVDEKEAQSVPNIEYLLPNIGRTAAPGDASGSTPSGSAKPKGAWPSRREPQRRPPLAVPLVSAASRKRKKRREAERSGSSTDDDSARAEAAGREQEGERSAAAGPQRAQAAAAAESRPEAGGAAAEPAPDARSIVSGYSTLSTMDRSLCSEVPSAAESRGEEADDERSEFSHAETDTESREGGRAGSGRGAPGAEEEEQPPPGRPCFNSHRLIQCDTLARRKLARPRPEGELRPSLREQLRLRLRADAGVRLRRAPSPDTRRRKSSWRRHTVVAAAAMPGGLKDLNFNEWPEPRGRSAETPPGQRRDRTDSGLSSLESTKARSAAAPVPPGQPPRAAGPRPFHQPL
- the ARHGAP23 gene encoding rho GTPase-activating protein 23 isoform X1, whose protein sequence is MVQEGGGQGGRGSRRARAAPGAASVVGKALWSVERAGKGCRVERAVGVDCSSPEPRCIWLSSLCRAGQRRPTPGRRDGASPNDNAPPEEPFPWVGPKTVALRKSSQGGFGFTLRHFIVYPPESAVHSSAKEEENGNRAGPPRSRLEPVDTIFVKNVREDGPAHRAGLRTGDRLVKVNGESIIGKTYSQVIALIQNSDDVLELSIMPKDEDILQLAYSQDAYLKGNEPYCGGAQSIPEPPPVCYPRKTYPFQARAAPREAALAEPPPADGRSHRPPSSPPNAAAREAGSSPAPRADELAPGAVPRGRPGSFSRAAAGSTSPGSSASSLPDRYGVLPVAKHLAEHRTACGVPEGGRAPREQPAGRVVPSRQECQQALCRWFCSREARRSASEERRHAMPPRSRSVSHDRLGGSAAPRGWPHSASHDTLLQPPRQGWAYRARSENHLGGYGRSGEALEPGAPLSPRSAWPPEKICRAGPAPAAGGHPSQQSYAPSSSSSSSPSREPAPAAVQKHPSQPNLQSADDAGYIGYRSYSPSFQRRTGLLHALSCRDPHFGGFPTFSISQRPGPKAAPCPDRAAPARPGPLPAAGAPADHGPAKAESGARVPEPPAEAEQRRDEVVLRQKPPTGRKMPPPLRQMNFVFPDDVKETDVCDPPASGKGERPAAERPGRRVAPLAAPEDSLASIPFIDEPTSPSIDLKAKHVPASSVVSSAMNSAPAASTSPSSPTFAFALSRHYSQDCSSIKASRRSSYLLAITTERSKSCDDGLNTFRDEGKILRRMPSRVPSLRMLRSFFTDGSLDSLGTSEDTRSKRHSTSDLSDVTFSDVRKEGWLHYKQILTKKGKKVGGGIRQWKRVFAVLRTHSLYLCKDRREAVTCAPPPPGEEEQPISIRACLVDISYSETKRKHVFRLTTADFCEYLFQAEDREDMLAWIKVIRENSKAEGEDPGFASQALINKKLNDYRKVSPCGAKPDSSPKGSRGLGIRAEFLKPTGTSAPRSPRQDAAVTKDESSSQKAPWGINIMKKNKKSAPRAFGVRLEDCQPAPDNKNVPLIVEACCKVVEDRGLEYMGIYRVPGNNAVVSSLQEQLNKGATEINLQDERWQDLNVISSLLKSFFRKLPEPLFTDDKYNDFIEANRIEDASERMRTLRKLIRDLPGHYYETLKFLVGHLKTIADHSEKNKMEPRNLALVFGPTLVRTSEDNMTDMVTHMPDRYKIVETLIQHSDWFFSDKEDKGEKTPVDEKEAQSVPNIEYLLPNIGRTAAPGDASGSTPSGSAKPKGAWPSRREPQRRPPLAVPLVSAASRKRKKRREAERSGSSTDDDSARAEAAGREQEGERSAAAGPQRAQAAAAAESRPEAGGAAAEPAPDARSIVSGYSTLSTMDRSLCSEVPSAAESRGEEADDERSEFSHAETDTESREGGRAGSGRGAPGAEEEEQPPPGRPCFNSHRLIQCDTLARRKLARPRPEGELRPSLREQLRLRLRADAGVRLRRAPSPDTRRRKSSWRRHTVVAAAAMPGGLKDLNFNEWPEPRGRSAETPPGQRRDRTDSGLSSLESTKARSAAAPVPPGQPPRAAGPRPFHQPL